Proteins encoded in a region of the Streptomyces akebiae genome:
- a CDS encoding DEAD/DEAH box helicase gives MNPVATLPQASELARCRAVFVAADPARTGQVAFWRPDGSTPSLVAHGYDGELTLALPGDRGDRGVRRGTVPVVSLPVHAALPVLTRARATTGAHRSTAFWGAATLLGLQFAARGLLLPGVTTSGQDAWRAGPLRAEDLDRVRELAAAMPPEAHALPVDHGEPPRLPDPERLLRTFLDAVVDSLPRSPAASVAAGGPAFAARDPQFVPEQRAWAADVAAGHDAGVRVSLRVEIPGLASLGADDPAGTRPAFRVVPQLHSVSDPTLVADASSVWADAAAFGPRARMDALLALRRAARAWAPLGPLLSAAVPDAVELADEEVTALLGEGARLLATAGVEVHWPRELTRGLTARAVIGPPDDDEQGPGSNASDTPSYLSADALLAFDWWFALGDQRLTRQELDLLAEANRPMVRLRDRWVLVDPEEIHRARAQQDRKVSPIDALSAALTGSTEVDGRMVDVLPTGWLATLRERLSDPEGQESVGQPSALAAPLRDYQLRGLDWLARMTSLGLGGCLADDMGLGKTITLIALHLHRQSDVSSAGPTLVVCPASLMGNWQREIEKFAPGVPVRRFHGSRRGLDGLADAEFVLTTYGTMRLDAPRLADVPWGLVVADEAQHVKNPYSATARELRTIGARARVALTGTPVENNLSELWAILDWTTPGLLGRLGTFRTRYAQAVEAGRDPAAAERLSRLVRPFLLRRRKSDPGIAPELPPKTETDRAVSLTREQVGLYEALVRETMAEIAAADGMERRGLIVKLLTGLKQICNHPAQFLKEEKPRIAGRSGKLELLDELLDTILSEGASVLVFTQYVRMARLLERHLAARGVPTRFLHGGTPVPEREAMVERFQEGEVPVFLLSLKAAGTGLNLTRAEHVVHYDRWWNPAVEAQATDRAYRIGQTRPVQVHRLITEGTIEDRIADMLLRKRELADAVLSAGDTALTELSDAALADLVELRGDAR, from the coding sequence ATGAACCCCGTGGCAACCCTCCCCCAAGCTTCCGAACTGGCCCGATGCCGCGCCGTCTTCGTGGCCGCGGACCCCGCCCGCACCGGTCAGGTCGCCTTCTGGCGACCGGACGGCTCGACACCGTCCCTGGTCGCCCACGGATACGACGGGGAGCTGACGCTCGCGCTGCCCGGCGACCGTGGCGACCGTGGCGTCCGACGGGGCACGGTGCCCGTCGTATCGCTCCCGGTACACGCGGCGCTTCCGGTTCTCACGCGCGCGCGTGCCACCACCGGCGCCCACCGGTCGACGGCCTTCTGGGGCGCCGCCACCCTGCTGGGGCTCCAATTCGCCGCGCGAGGCCTGCTGTTGCCCGGCGTCACCACGAGCGGACAGGACGCCTGGCGGGCGGGGCCGCTGCGGGCGGAGGACCTGGACCGGGTCAGGGAACTGGCCGCCGCGATGCCGCCCGAGGCGCACGCACTGCCGGTGGACCACGGTGAGCCGCCGCGGCTGCCCGATCCGGAGCGGCTGCTGCGCACGTTCCTCGACGCCGTCGTGGACTCGCTGCCCCGCTCCCCCGCCGCGAGCGTCGCGGCGGGCGGCCCGGCCTTCGCCGCCCGTGATCCGCAGTTCGTTCCCGAACAGCGCGCCTGGGCCGCTGACGTGGCCGCCGGACACGACGCCGGGGTCCGCGTCTCACTGCGCGTCGAGATTCCCGGGCTCGCCTCGCTCGGGGCCGACGACCCGGCCGGGACGAGGCCGGCTTTCCGAGTCGTTCCTCAGCTGCACAGCGTGAGCGACCCGACGCTCGTCGCGGACGCCTCCTCGGTGTGGGCCGACGCGGCCGCCTTCGGCCCGCGCGCGCGGATGGACGCCCTGCTGGCGCTGCGCCGCGCCGCCCGCGCCTGGGCCCCGCTCGGCCCGCTGCTGTCGGCAGCCGTGCCGGACGCCGTGGAACTCGCCGACGAGGAGGTCACCGCACTGCTCGGCGAAGGCGCCCGACTGCTGGCGACGGCCGGTGTCGAGGTGCACTGGCCCAGGGAACTGACCCGTGGGTTGACCGCCCGCGCGGTCATCGGCCCACCGGACGACGACGAGCAGGGCCCGGGGAGCAACGCGTCGGACACCCCGTCGTACCTGTCCGCTGACGCGCTGCTCGCCTTCGACTGGTGGTTCGCGCTGGGCGATCAGCGGCTCACCCGGCAGGAGCTCGACCTGCTCGCGGAGGCGAACCGCCCCATGGTGCGACTGCGCGACCGGTGGGTCCTGGTGGATCCGGAGGAGATCCACCGCGCCCGTGCGCAGCAGGACCGCAAGGTGTCGCCCATCGACGCGCTCAGTGCCGCTCTGACGGGCTCGACGGAGGTCGACGGCCGGATGGTCGACGTGCTGCCCACCGGGTGGCTGGCGACCCTGCGGGAACGTCTGTCGGACCCCGAGGGGCAGGAATCGGTCGGGCAGCCGTCCGCGCTCGCCGCGCCGCTGCGGGACTACCAGCTGCGAGGGCTCGACTGGCTGGCCCGGATGACCTCCCTGGGACTCGGCGGCTGTCTCGCCGACGACATGGGGCTCGGCAAGACGATCACCCTGATCGCTCTGCATCTGCACCGGCAGTCGGACGTGTCCTCCGCGGGCCCCACCCTCGTGGTCTGTCCGGCCTCGCTGATGGGCAACTGGCAGCGGGAGATCGAGAAGTTCGCACCGGGCGTGCCGGTGCGCCGCTTCCACGGATCCCGGCGCGGTCTGGACGGGCTCGCCGACGCGGAGTTCGTCCTCACCACGTACGGCACGATGCGGCTCGACGCACCGCGCCTCGCCGACGTGCCCTGGGGCCTGGTCGTGGCCGACGAGGCGCAGCACGTGAAGAACCCCTACTCGGCCACGGCGCGGGAACTGCGCACCATCGGGGCACGCGCGCGTGTGGCCCTCACCGGCACTCCGGTGGAGAACAACCTGTCCGAACTGTGGGCGATCCTCGACTGGACCACTCCGGGCCTCCTCGGCCGGCTCGGCACCTTCCGCACCCGGTACGCACAGGCCGTCGAAGCCGGTCGGGACCCCGCCGCGGCGGAGCGGCTCTCCCGGCTCGTACGGCCGTTCCTGCTGCGCCGCCGCAAGTCGGACCCGGGCATCGCGCCGGAGCTCCCGCCGAAGACCGAGACCGACCGTGCCGTGTCGCTCACCAGGGAACAGGTGGGGCTGTACGAGGCGTTGGTCCGCGAGACCATGGCGGAGATCGCCGCCGCCGACGGCATGGAGCGGCGGGGACTGATCGTGAAGCTGCTGACCGGGCTCAAACAGATCTGCAACCACCCCGCCCAGTTCCTCAAGGAGGAGAAGCCGCGGATCGCCGGCAGATCGGGGAAGTTGGAGCTGCTGGACGAACTGCTGGACACCATCCTCTCCGAGGGGGCGAGCGTTCTGGTCTTCACGCAGTACGTCCGGATGGCTCGGCTGCTGGAACGTCACCTGGCGGCACGCGGGGTGCCCACCCGCTTCCTGCACGGCGGGACACCGGTCCCCGAGCGCGAGGCGATGGTGGAACGCTTCCAGGAAGGCGAGGTGCCGGTCTTCCTGCTCTCGCTGAAGGCGGCCGGCACGGGTCTGAACCTGACGCGGGCCGAGCATGTCGTGCATTACGACCGCTGGTGGAACCCGGCCGTCGAGGCGCAGGCCACGGACCGGGCGTACCGCATCGGACAGACACGGCCGGTGCAGGTGCACCGGTTGATCACCGAGGGCACGATCGAGGACCGCATCGCGGACATGCTGCTGCGCAAACGGGAGTTGGCCGACGCGGTGCTGAGCGCCGGCGACACGGCGCTGACCGAGCTGTCCGACGCGGCACTGGCCGATCTGGTGGAGCTTCGAGGGGACGCGCGATGA
- a CDS encoding N-acetylmuramoyl-L-alanine amidase — protein sequence MERARPLPSRRRLLQGTALAAIPYALLPSPRAGAQSPPLDHTPARWEPASPANYTAADRPAGQPIDLVIIHVTQTTYKNTLPVFWNPAKQVSAHYLLRSADGSVTQCVRERDIAWHAGNWDYNARSIGIEHEGWIDRPEYFTTAMYEQSAALTAAICDRHGIPKNRAHIIGHYEVPGTDHTDPGPHWDWDRYIRLVDAA from the coding sequence ATGGAGCGAGCCAGGCCGTTGCCGAGCAGACGGCGGCTGCTGCAGGGCACCGCCCTCGCCGCGATCCCCTACGCGTTGCTCCCGAGCCCCCGGGCCGGCGCCCAGTCGCCGCCCCTCGACCACACACCCGCCCGATGGGAACCCGCGAGCCCGGCCAACTACACCGCGGCCGACCGTCCGGCCGGTCAACCCATCGACCTGGTGATCATCCACGTCACGCAGACCACGTACAAGAACACCCTGCCCGTCTTCTGGAACCCGGCGAAACAGGTCTCCGCGCACTACCTGCTCCGGTCGGCCGACGGGAGCGTCACACAGTGCGTCCGCGAACGCGACATCGCCTGGCACGCCGGCAACTGGGACTACAACGCACGAAGCATAGGCATCGAGCACGAGGGCTGGATCGACCGTCCCGAGTACTTCACCACCGCCATGTACGAGCAGTCCGCGGCGCTCACAGCGGCGATCTGCGACAGGCACGGCATCCCCAAGAACCGCGCGCACATCATCGGCCACTACGAGGTACCGGGCACCGACCACACCGATCCGGGGCCGCACTGGGACTGGGACCGCTACATACGCCTGGTCGACGCCGCCTGA
- a CDS encoding GAF domain-containing protein — translation MTDPWVALEPGADPVERGRVLRRAHEAFTQRGTVGRPVRSVVADSWRRSAKAGVGPEGTARVELTDGDLGSYRAEHPLARVMPLVRELLGTFASDGEHLLAVCDAQGRLLWVEGDAATRRRADRMNFVPGARWAESAVGTNAPGTAVAVDRPVQVFAAEHFIRRVQPWTCAAAPVHDPRTGRVLGAVDITGGDGLAHPHSLGFVQAVARAAESQLALLTPPGASTNALELAALGRDEARLLARGRKIRLSRRHSEILVLLARHPEGLSGDELLCALYEDESVTPVTLRAELARLRRLLGSGLLGSRPYRLLVPVESDVAVVERRLETGAVTAAASAYAGPLLPGSQAPAVARLRRRLADGLRSALIAVHDPDLLADWAHAPWGEDDLEVWRALAAVRPTPAVRSRLRELESELSAPPVWGRPRAR, via the coding sequence TTGACCGATCCTTGGGTGGCTCTGGAGCCGGGAGCCGACCCCGTCGAGCGGGGACGGGTGCTGCGTCGCGCGCATGAGGCGTTCACACAGCGGGGCACAGTGGGACGACCGGTGCGTTCCGTGGTGGCGGACTCGTGGCGGCGTTCGGCGAAGGCGGGTGTGGGACCGGAGGGCACCGCTCGGGTGGAACTGACGGACGGCGACCTCGGTTCCTACCGCGCGGAGCATCCGCTGGCCCGGGTGATGCCGTTGGTGCGCGAGTTGCTGGGCACGTTCGCGTCGGACGGCGAACATCTGCTGGCCGTCTGTGACGCGCAGGGCAGACTGCTGTGGGTGGAGGGGGACGCGGCGACCAGACGGCGGGCCGACCGGATGAACTTCGTCCCCGGTGCGCGGTGGGCGGAGTCCGCGGTCGGCACGAACGCTCCGGGCACCGCGGTCGCCGTGGACCGGCCCGTGCAGGTGTTCGCGGCCGAGCACTTCATACGGCGGGTGCAGCCGTGGACGTGCGCGGCGGCGCCGGTGCACGATCCACGCACCGGGCGGGTGCTCGGTGCGGTCGACATCACCGGCGGTGACGGCCTGGCTCATCCGCACAGCCTCGGCTTCGTCCAGGCGGTCGCCAGGGCGGCCGAGTCCCAGCTCGCCCTGCTCACTCCGCCCGGGGCCTCGACGAACGCGCTCGAACTGGCGGCCCTGGGTCGGGACGAGGCCCGACTCCTGGCCCGTGGGCGGAAGATCAGGCTCAGCCGTCGGCACAGCGAGATCCTGGTGCTGCTCGCCCGTCACCCGGAGGGACTGTCCGGCGACGAGCTGCTCTGCGCGCTGTACGAGGACGAGTCGGTGACGCCGGTGACGTTGCGGGCCGAACTGGCGCGGCTGCGCCGTCTCCTCGGGTCAGGGCTGCTGGGGTCACGGCCGTATCGGCTGTTGGTTCCCGTCGAGTCCGACGTGGCGGTGGTGGAACGGAGACTGGAGACGGGTGCGGTGACGGCGGCCGCGTCGGCGTACGCGGGCCCGCTGCTGCCGGGCTCACAGGCGCCGGCCGTCGCACGGCTGCGGCGCAGACTCGCCGACGGCCTGCGGTCGGCGCTGATAGCCGTACACGATCCCGACCTCCTGGCGGACTGGGCGCACGCCCCATGGGGTGAGGACGACCTGGAAGTGTGGCGGGCGCTGGCAGCCGTGCGCCCCACTCCGGCCGTACGGTCCCGGCTGCGCGAGCTGGAGTCGGAACTGTCGGCGCCACCGGTATGGGGGCGCCCTCGGGCCCGGTGA
- a CDS encoding ROK family transcriptional regulator, protein MTAPLHETRPSGSGRRLPDNQQGMRRRNLSRVMHTVNAEGPLSRAAVASHIGLTRAAVSTLVDELIRAGLLEELGPERPGRVGRPGSALALSGRGPTGIGAEIGVDHLAVCAVDLRGEVRARAVRLGTNRGRAPEPVIEDLTQLVRGVVAEAEGEGLWPVGLAVAVPGLVASDARTVVRAPNLDWHDTDLGALLPAGLPVTVDNEANFGGLAELWLGDGTPLDFLHVSAEIGIGGAVVVDGRLLRGTRGFAGELGHVPVRPEGPDCACGGRGCLEQYAGEEAVLRAAGLEPGEHRVEFLAERAAAGDKDVHRALRGAGSALGVALTGAVNLLDPQTVVLGGALAALAPWLLPSLERELARRTAGPACSVTVSRLGPEGPLLGAAHSVVRGVLDDPATVGVRP, encoded by the coding sequence ATGACCGCACCACTGCACGAAACCCGACCAAGCGGCTCCGGCCGCCGCCTGCCCGACAACCAGCAGGGCATGCGGCGCCGCAATCTCTCCCGCGTCATGCACACCGTCAACGCCGAGGGGCCGCTGTCCCGGGCCGCCGTCGCCTCTCACATCGGACTGACCCGGGCCGCCGTGTCGACGCTGGTGGACGAGCTGATCCGTGCGGGGCTCCTGGAGGAACTGGGCCCCGAGCGTCCGGGACGGGTCGGACGGCCCGGCTCGGCGCTCGCCCTCAGCGGACGCGGCCCCACAGGTATCGGCGCGGAGATCGGTGTCGACCATCTCGCGGTCTGCGCCGTGGATCTGCGGGGCGAGGTACGGGCTCGGGCGGTGCGGCTCGGCACGAACCGCGGCCGGGCGCCGGAGCCGGTCATCGAGGACCTGACCCAGCTGGTGCGAGGGGTGGTCGCCGAGGCGGAGGGCGAGGGTCTGTGGCCCGTTGGGCTCGCGGTCGCCGTGCCCGGGCTGGTGGCGAGCGACGCCCGCACGGTGGTCCGTGCACCCAACCTCGACTGGCACGACACGGATCTGGGCGCCCTGCTGCCCGCCGGTCTGCCGGTGACCGTGGACAACGAGGCCAACTTCGGCGGTCTCGCGGAACTCTGGCTCGGTGACGGCACACCGCTCGACTTTCTGCACGTCTCCGCAGAGATCGGCATCGGCGGCGCGGTCGTCGTGGACGGTCGGCTGCTCCGCGGAACACGCGGATTCGCGGGCGAGTTGGGGCATGTTCCCGTCCGGCCGGAAGGACCGGACTGCGCGTGCGGTGGACGGGGCTGCCTGGAGCAGTACGCCGGTGAGGAAGCCGTACTTCGGGCGGCCGGACTGGAACCGGGCGAACACCGTGTCGAGTTCCTCGCCGAGCGGGCCGCCGCCGGCGACAAGGATGTGCACCGGGCCCTGCGGGGCGCCGGCTCCGCGCTCGGTGTGGCGCTGACCGGCGCGGTGAATCTGCTGGACCCGCAGACCGTCGTGCTGGGCGGCGCCCTGGCCGCCCTCGCGCCCTGGCTGCTGCCCTCGCTGGAGCGTGAGTTGGCGCGACGGACGGCCGGTCCGGCGTGTTCCGTGACCGTGTCCCGGCTCGGCCCCGAGGGGCCGCTGCTGGGTGCGGCCCACTCGGTGGTGCGTGGTGTGCTGGACGATCCGGCGACGGTCGGGGTGCGGCCGTAG
- the xylB gene encoding xylulokinase, with product MSAAEGPLVVGVDSSTQSTKALVVDASTGRVVASGQAPHTVSSGAGRESDPRQWWDALCEALRQCGEAAREASAVSIGGQQHGLVTLDAQGEPVRPALLWNDVRSAPQAARLVEELGGAKAWAERAGSVPGPSFTVTKWAWLAEHEPEAVRATTAVRLPHDYLTERLTGQGTTDRGDASGTGWWASATEAYDAEVLAHVGLDPALLPRVVRPGEVAGTVRDAHELPFAKGTLVAAGTGDNAAAALGLGLRPGTPVLSLGTSGTVYAVSRHRPADPTGTVAGFADAHGDWLPLACTLNCTQAVDRVAALLGLDRESVEPGTDVTLLPYLDGERTPALPHASGLLHGLRHDTTGGQLLQAAYDGAVHSLLGALDLVLDSDADTSVPLLLIGGGARGTAWQQTVRRLSGRAVQVPEARELVALGAAAQAAGLLTGEDPAAVARRWDTTRGPVLEAVERDEETLTRISRVLSDAAPLLDHGPDSD from the coding sequence ATGTCAGCTGCCGAGGGTCCGCTCGTCGTCGGTGTGGACTCGTCCACACAGTCCACCAAGGCCCTGGTCGTCGACGCGTCGACCGGTCGGGTCGTGGCGAGCGGGCAGGCGCCGCACACCGTGTCCTCCGGGGCCGGTCGGGAGAGTGACCCCCGCCAGTGGTGGGACGCGCTGTGCGAGGCGCTGCGCCAGTGCGGGGAGGCTGCGCGCGAGGCCTCGGCGGTGTCGATCGGCGGTCAGCAGCACGGCCTCGTCACCCTCGACGCCCAGGGCGAGCCGGTGCGGCCGGCGCTGCTGTGGAACGACGTGCGCTCGGCGCCGCAGGCGGCCCGGCTGGTCGAGGAACTGGGCGGAGCGAAGGCCTGGGCGGAGCGCGCCGGCAGCGTGCCGGGGCCCTCCTTCACCGTGACGAAGTGGGCCTGGCTGGCCGAGCACGAGCCCGAGGCCGTCCGTGCGACCACCGCCGTGCGCCTGCCGCACGACTACCTCACCGAGCGTCTCACGGGCCAGGGCACGACCGATCGCGGCGACGCCTCCGGCACGGGCTGGTGGGCTTCGGCGACGGAGGCGTACGACGCCGAGGTGCTCGCCCATGTCGGGCTGGACCCGGCGCTGCTGCCCCGTGTCGTCCGGCCGGGCGAGGTCGCCGGGACCGTACGGGACGCCCACGAGCTGCCGTTCGCCAAGGGGACCCTGGTCGCCGCCGGTACGGGCGACAACGCGGCCGCCGCGCTGGGGCTCGGGCTGCGCCCCGGCACCCCGGTGCTGAGCCTGGGCACCTCGGGCACGGTGTACGCGGTCTCCAGGCACCGCCCGGCGGATCCGACCGGCACGGTGGCGGGCTTCGCCGACGCGCACGGGGACTGGCTGCCGCTGGCCTGCACCCTGAACTGCACCCAGGCAGTCGACCGGGTGGCCGCCCTGCTGGGCCTCGACCGCGAGTCCGTGGAGCCCGGCACGGACGTCACCCTCCTTCCCTACCTGGACGGCGAGCGCACCCCGGCCCTGCCGCACGCCTCGGGTCTGCTGCACGGGCTGCGCCACGACACGACCGGCGGACAACTGCTGCAGGCCGCGTACGACGGCGCCGTCCACTCTCTGCTCGGCGCACTGGACCTGGTGCTCGACTCCGACGCGGACACCTCCGTACCGCTGCTGCTCATCGGCGGGGGCGCGCGGGGCACTGCCTGGCAACAGACCGTGCGCCGCCTCTCCGGGCGTGCCGTGCAGGTCCCCGAGGCCAGGGAACTGGTCGCGCTGGGGGCCGCCGCACAGGCCGCCGGGCTGCTCACCGGCGAGGACCCGGCCGCGGTGGCCCGCCGCTGGGACACCACCCGGGGGCCGGTGCTGGAGGCGGTGGAGCGGGACGAGGAGACGCTCACCAGGATCTCCCGGGTGCTGTCCGACGCGGCACCGCTGCTGGATCACGGACCGGACAGCGACTGA
- a CDS encoding SWF or SNF family helicase, giving the protein MTERTGHDEERTFAALAPVRGGGFARTWWGRAWLKALEDAALDGQQVKVGRRLARAGAVGAVSVRPGRVTAVVQDRDGTGHRADVLLQELSGEHWDRLLDMAVERAGHVAALLDREMPPHLVEDAATAGVELLPGLGDLEAECDCGAWDHCGHTAALCYQVARLLDQDPFVLLLMRGRTERALLDELHVRGTVSAAGGEEAMNDLRSSLADSHRDGVDAAEAFAAGEVLPPLPEPPPLPMEPGLPPSLDAETTPAPGLDPTALEFLAAQTALEAHRLLAEALHPGHEQQPLGDELPFHQDVVRLAAGAPGTSIAERLGDGSGRGREGLALAVRAWRYGGAAGLAVLDEEWHVPAESLARARAAVETAWEEGERPSLRSAHNRWTVVGGSAQLRLGRDGRWWPYRKERGRWAPAGPAAHDPATALAAVAGGPDI; this is encoded by the coding sequence ATGACGGAACGCACGGGACATGACGAAGAGCGCACGTTCGCCGCACTGGCTCCCGTACGGGGCGGGGGTTTCGCACGGACGTGGTGGGGGCGAGCGTGGTTGAAGGCGCTCGAGGACGCGGCGCTGGACGGGCAGCAGGTGAAGGTCGGGCGCCGACTGGCGCGCGCGGGGGCCGTGGGCGCGGTGTCGGTGCGCCCCGGGCGCGTCACCGCGGTCGTCCAGGACCGCGACGGCACCGGCCACCGTGCCGACGTCCTGCTTCAGGAATTGTCCGGAGAGCACTGGGACCGTCTTCTGGACATGGCGGTCGAGCGGGCCGGGCATGTCGCCGCCCTGCTCGACCGTGAGATGCCACCGCACCTGGTCGAGGACGCCGCGACGGCCGGAGTCGAGCTGCTGCCCGGGCTCGGTGATCTGGAGGCGGAGTGCGACTGCGGTGCCTGGGACCACTGCGGACACACCGCGGCGCTCTGCTACCAGGTTGCCCGCCTGCTGGATCAGGACCCGTTCGTCCTGCTGCTGATGCGCGGCCGCACCGAACGTGCGCTGCTGGACGAACTGCACGTGCGTGGAACCGTGTCCGCGGCGGGCGGCGAGGAGGCGATGAACGACCTCCGGAGCAGTCTCGCGGACAGCCACAGGGACGGTGTGGACGCCGCGGAGGCGTTCGCGGCGGGGGAGGTCCTTCCGCCGCTGCCCGAGCCGCCCCCGCTGCCGATGGAGCCCGGCCTGCCGCCCTCCCTGGACGCCGAGACCACGCCCGCGCCTGGACTCGACCCGACGGCGCTCGAGTTCCTGGCGGCGCAGACGGCCCTGGAGGCACACCGGTTGCTGGCCGAGGCTCTCCACCCCGGTCACGAGCAGCAGCCCCTGGGCGACGAGTTGCCGTTCCACCAGGACGTGGTGCGCCTGGCGGCCGGTGCGCCGGGGACGAGCATCGCGGAGCGTCTCGGCGATGGTTCCGGGCGTGGCCGGGAAGGGCTGGCGCTCGCCGTCCGCGCCTGGCGGTACGGCGGCGCGGCCGGTCTCGCCGTGCTGGACGAGGAGTGGCACGTACCGGCGGAGTCGCTCGCACGCGCGCGTGCCGCTGTGGAGACGGCGTGGGAGGAGGGCGAGCGGCCTTCGCTGCGGTCCGCGCACAACCGTTGGACCGTCGTGGGTGGGTCGGCCCAACTGCGCCTCGGGCGGGACGGCCGCTGGTGGCCCTACCGCAAGGAGCGAGGTCGCTGGGCACCGGCCGGCCCGGCAGCCCATGATCCGGCGACGGCACTGGCTGCCGTCGCCGGTGGACCCGACATCTGA
- the xylA gene encoding xylose isomerase, with amino-acid sequence MNYQPTPDDRFTFGLWTVGWQGRDPFGDATRRALDPVETVQRLAELGAYGVTFHDDDLIPFGSSDSEREEHIKRFRAALDTTGMTVPMATTNLFTHPVFKDGAFTANDRDVRRYALRKTIRNIDLAVELGAKIYVAWGGREGAESGAAKDVRDALDRMKEAFDLLGEYVTSQGYDLKFAIEPKPNEPRGDILLPTVGHALAFIERLERPELYGVNPEVGHEQMAGLNFPHGIAQALWAGKLFHIDLNGQSGIKYDQDLRFGAGDLRSAFWLVDLLESAGYAGPKHFDFKPPRTEDFDGVWASAAGCMRNYLILKERAAAFRADPAVQEALRAARLDQLAQPTAADGLQALLADRTAFEEFDAEAAAARGMAFEQLDQLAMDHLLGARG; translated from the coding sequence ATGAACTACCAACCCACCCCCGACGACAGGTTCACCTTCGGCCTGTGGACCGTCGGCTGGCAGGGAAGGGACCCGTTCGGCGACGCCACCCGGCGCGCCCTCGACCCGGTCGAGACGGTGCAGCGCCTGGCGGAGCTCGGCGCCTACGGTGTGACCTTCCACGACGACGACCTGATCCCCTTCGGGTCCTCGGACAGCGAGCGCGAGGAGCACATCAAGCGCTTCCGCGCGGCTCTGGACACGACCGGTATGACCGTGCCCATGGCCACCACCAACCTCTTCACGCACCCCGTCTTCAAGGACGGCGCGTTCACCGCCAACGACCGCGACGTCCGCCGGTACGCGCTGCGCAAGACGATCCGCAACATCGACCTGGCGGTCGAGCTCGGCGCCAAGATCTACGTCGCCTGGGGTGGCCGCGAGGGCGCCGAGTCCGGTGCCGCCAAGGACGTCCGGGACGCGCTCGACCGCATGAAGGAGGCGTTCGACCTTCTCGGCGAATACGTCACCTCCCAGGGCTACGATCTGAAGTTCGCGATCGAGCCCAAGCCGAACGAGCCGCGCGGCGACATCCTGCTCCCCACGGTCGGCCACGCCCTGGCCTTCATCGAGCGCCTGGAGCGCCCGGAGCTGTACGGCGTGAACCCCGAGGTCGGCCACGAGCAGATGGCCGGGCTGAACTTCCCGCACGGCATCGCGCAGGCCCTCTGGGCGGGCAAGCTCTTCCATATCGACCTCAACGGCCAGTCCGGCATCAAGTACGACCAGGACCTCCGCTTCGGCGCGGGCGACCTGCGCTCCGCCTTCTGGCTGGTCGACCTGCTGGAGAGCGCCGGTTACGCGGGGCCGAAGCACTTCGACTTCAAGCCGCCGCGCACCGAGGACTTCGACGGTGTGTGGGCGTCGGCCGCAGGCTGCATGCGCAACTACCTCATCCTCAAGGAGCGCGCGGCCGCCTTCCGTGCGGACCCGGCGGTCCAGGAGGCACTGCGTGCCGCGCGGCTGGACCAGCTGGCCCAGCCCACGGCCGCCGACGGCCTGCAGGCGCTGCTCGCGGACCGGACGGCATTCGAGGAGTTCGACGCCGAGGCCGCCGCCGCTCGCGGCATGGCCTTCGAACAGCTCGACCAGCTGGCGATGGACCACCTGCTGGGTGCGCGCGGCTGA
- a CDS encoding class I SAM-dependent methyltransferase, which translates to MSDDHTHVQEFFTARAAHWDARFPDDGPAYAAAVAELGLREGDRVLDAGCGTGRALTALRAAVGASGVVLGADLTPAMLAAAVRAGRDRDGLLVLADVGRLPLRTASLDAVFAAGLVAHLPSPAENLRELARVVRPGGTLALFHPIGRAALAARQGRQITPQDLRAEANLGPLLAGSGWRMTSYADEDARFLALATRLG; encoded by the coding sequence ATGAGCGACGACCACACACACGTCCAGGAGTTCTTCACGGCACGGGCGGCCCACTGGGACGCCCGCTTCCCCGACGACGGGCCCGCCTATGCCGCCGCGGTCGCCGAGCTGGGCCTGCGCGAGGGCGACCGGGTGCTGGACGCGGGGTGCGGTACGGGACGGGCCCTGACGGCGTTGCGCGCTGCCGTGGGAGCCTCGGGAGTGGTTCTCGGAGCCGACCTGACCCCCGCCATGCTGGCAGCCGCCGTACGGGCCGGGCGGGACCGTGACGGGCTGCTGGTGCTCGCCGACGTCGGCCGCCTACCGCTGCGTACGGCGTCGCTCGACGCGGTTTTCGCCGCGGGGCTCGTCGCACACCTCCCGAGCCCCGCGGAGAATCTGCGGGAGTTGGCCCGGGTGGTCAGGCCGGGCGGCACGCTGGCGCTCTTCCACCCCATCGGCCGGGCGGCGCTCGCCGCGCGCCAGGGGCGGCAGATCACCCCGCAGGACCTGCGCGCCGAGGCGAACCTGGGGCCGCTGCTGGCAGGTTCGGGCTGGCGCATGACGTCGTACGCCGACGAGGACGCCCGCTTCCTGGCGCTCGCCACGCGCCTGGGCTGA